Proteins found in one Oncorhynchus gorbuscha isolate QuinsamMale2020 ecotype Even-year linkage group LG15, OgorEven_v1.0, whole genome shotgun sequence genomic segment:
- the si:dkey-11p23.7 gene encoding V-set and Ig domain-containing protein — MDTRSLCRMVNLLLCFMEVLGAASNDDGWSMKVQAEVRAMEGYPVVLPCSFTHPHHTLHSSLQVVWRLGHGQGSTVLYHCSSPTGARTCQPGPQQDQRYRLEGNPREHDLSLRINSAALQDNGRYYCRVEVPGHAHASYEDKMGTRLRVEAAPRILGLSVEGSEEAGYRAQCRVQGSPLPDVQWLGPDQLMEGSDISPLSQESLEQHYTTSQLRDVLPGQQYTCSASNPLGKDQATLYMLPPRQVQVSGEAPPLLLLLSLSMGFKVLLLLGVVVWLPHGGGPAWLRCWFK, encoded by the exons ATGGACACCCGGTCACTCTGCAGAATGGTGAATCTCCTATTGTGTTTCATGGAAG TCCTGGGTGCTGCTTCGAACGATGACGGCTGGTCTATGAAGGTTCAGGCGGAGGTGCGTGCCATGGAGGGCTACCCAGTGGTGCTGCCTTGCTCCTTCACCCACCCCCACCACACGCTGcactcctccctgcaggtggtgTGGCGGCTGGGCCACGGCCAGGGCTCTACGGTGCTCTACCACTGCTCCTCTCCCACTGGGGCCAGGACCTGCCAGCCAGGCCCTCAGCAGGACCAGCGTTATCGCCTGGAGGGGAATCCCCGAGAGCACGACCTCTCCTTGCGCATCAACAGTGCCGCCCTGCAGGACAACGGACGCTACTACTGCCGTGTGGAGGTCCCCGGACACGCACACGCCAGCTACGAGGATAAGATGGGCACACGGCTTAGAGTTGAGG CTGCCCCACGAATcctgggcctgtcagtggagggcAGTGAGGAAGCTGGCTACAGGGCTCAGTGTCGTGTCCAGGGCTCTCCCCTACCTGACGTCCAGTGGCTGGGGCCTGACCAGCTCATGGAAGGCTCcgacatctctcccctctcccaggaGTCCCTCGAGCAACATTACACCACCAGTCAGCTCCGAGATGTCCTCCCTGGGCAGCAGTACACATGTAGTGCCTCCAACCCCCTGGGGAAGGACCAGGCCACCCTGTACATGCTGCCCCCCAGGCAGGTGCAGGTCTCTGGGGAGGCCCCTCCGCTGctgctcctgctctccctctccatggGGTTCAAGGTGCTCCTGCTGCTGGGGGTGGTAGTCTGGCTGCCGCATGGAGGAGGCCCAGCATGGCTCAGATGCTGGTTCAAATGA